In one window of Frigoriglobus tundricola DNA:
- a CDS encoding ParA family protein → MRTIAVVNQKGGTGKTTTAVNLGAALGERGKRVLLVDLDPQYSTTSWVAARPVGRGVFDLFADPEGTTLSGLIHPTAVDRLALVGVSAWLVGAERALATIPGAETVLRDQIRSLGADPFDYLFIDCPPTLGVLTVNALTAAREVLVPVECHVMGLQGLAQLQQTVALVRKRLNPHLHISGVLACRLDKRTNHGPEVVDQLRARFPETYRTAIRENVRLAECPSMGVPVSAYAPASTGAADYQALADEVISQEGKEAYGTIENE, encoded by the coding sequence ATGCGCACCATCGCCGTCGTGAACCAGAAGGGGGGAACGGGGAAGACCACCACGGCGGTCAACCTCGGGGCCGCGCTCGGAGAGCGCGGAAAGCGGGTGCTGCTCGTCGACCTCGACCCGCAGTACTCGACCACTTCCTGGGTGGCCGCGCGCCCCGTCGGGCGGGGCGTGTTCGACCTGTTCGCCGACCCGGAGGGAACGACTCTGTCCGGGTTGATCCACCCGACCGCCGTGGACCGCCTGGCCCTCGTCGGGGTGTCCGCGTGGCTGGTCGGCGCGGAGCGGGCGCTCGCCACCATTCCGGGGGCCGAGACCGTCCTCCGCGACCAGATCCGCTCACTCGGTGCGGACCCGTTCGACTACCTCTTCATCGACTGTCCGCCGACCCTGGGCGTGCTTACGGTGAACGCCCTGACCGCAGCCCGCGAGGTGCTCGTCCCCGTGGAGTGCCACGTCATGGGCTTGCAGGGCCTGGCCCAACTCCAGCAGACGGTCGCGCTCGTCCGCAAGCGGCTCAACCCGCACCTCCACATCAGCGGGGTGCTGGCGTGCCGGCTGGACAAACGGACGAACCACGGGCCCGAGGTGGTGGACCAGCTCCGGGCGCGGTTCCCGGAAACATACCGGACCGCGATCCGGGAGAACGTGCGACTCGCCGAGTGCCCGTCGATGGGCGTGCCGGTCTCGGCGTACGCGCCGGCCAGCACGGGGGCGGCGGACTACCAGGCGCTTGCGGACGAAGTGATTTCACAGGAGGGAAAGGAGGCGTATGGCACGATCGAGAACGAGTAA
- a CDS encoding DUF1501 domain-containing protein, producing MVPTSRRQVLKSAGAGFGFLALTGLLAEQARAADKAAPKPLAPKAPHFPAKAKRLIFVHMNGAMSHHDTFDYKPQLEKDNGKPGPGGGVLTASKFKWAQYGDTGSWFSELLPNLAKHADKLTWLRGLHTDTPAHPQAVVQLHTGSANAALTRPSMGAWLLYGLGTENQDLPGYVTINPPPNFGGAVNYGNAFLPAHFQGTRINDQGYLPNLKATAASDLQRKQLDLIQGMNRDLAAAPGAPDAVDGVIESYELAFKMQGKVPELLDIAKEPKKVLDAYGVKDGGAGAFARQCVMARRLSEAGVRFVEICQPGWDHHNNLHKGLLDRCGSIDQPVAALLSDLEGRGMLDDTLVLFGSEFGRQPTAQGPDGRDHNITGYPMFLTGAGVKKGFSYGATDEYGIKAVEGRMHTNDLHATLLALMGLDHEKLTYNYAGRDFRLTDVKGSVAKEIFA from the coding sequence ATGGTTCCGACTTCGCGTCGTCAGGTTCTGAAGTCCGCGGGCGCGGGCTTCGGCTTCCTCGCCCTCACCGGCCTCCTCGCCGAGCAGGCCCGCGCCGCCGACAAGGCCGCTCCCAAACCGCTCGCGCCAAAGGCCCCGCACTTCCCCGCGAAGGCCAAGCGGCTCATCTTCGTTCACATGAACGGGGCGATGTCGCACCACGACACGTTCGACTACAAGCCGCAACTGGAGAAGGACAACGGCAAGCCGGGACCGGGTGGCGGCGTCCTGACCGCGTCGAAGTTCAAGTGGGCGCAATACGGCGACACCGGGTCGTGGTTCTCGGAGCTGCTGCCGAACCTGGCGAAGCACGCGGACAAGCTGACCTGGCTCCGCGGGCTGCACACCGACACGCCCGCGCACCCGCAGGCGGTGGTTCAGCTCCACACCGGCAGCGCGAACGCGGCCCTCACCCGGCCGAGTATGGGCGCGTGGCTCCTGTACGGCCTGGGCACCGAGAACCAGGACCTGCCGGGCTATGTGACCATCAACCCGCCGCCGAACTTCGGCGGGGCGGTGAACTACGGCAACGCGTTCCTCCCGGCGCACTTCCAGGGGACGCGCATCAACGACCAGGGCTATCTGCCGAACCTGAAGGCGACCGCCGCGAGCGACCTGCAGCGGAAGCAGCTCGACCTGATCCAGGGGATGAACCGTGACCTCGCCGCCGCGCCCGGCGCGCCGGACGCGGTGGACGGGGTGATCGAGTCGTACGAGCTGGCGTTCAAGATGCAGGGCAAGGTCCCCGAACTGCTCGACATCGCGAAGGAACCAAAGAAGGTGCTCGACGCCTACGGGGTGAAAGACGGCGGCGCGGGCGCGTTCGCGCGGCAGTGCGTGATGGCCCGGCGTCTCAGTGAGGCGGGAGTTCGGTTCGTGGAGATCTGCCAGCCGGGCTGGGACCACCACAACAACTTGCACAAGGGGCTGCTCGACCGGTGCGGCTCCATCGACCAGCCGGTCGCGGCCCTGCTGTCGGACCTCGAAGGCCGCGGGATGCTCGACGACACGCTGGTGCTCTTCGGCAGCGAGTTCGGGCGCCAGCCGACCGCGCAGGGGCCGGACGGCCGGGACCACAACATCACCGGCTACCCGATGTTCCTGACCGGGGCCGGCGTGAAGAAGGGGTTCAGCTACGGGGCCACCGACGAGTACGGCATCAAGGCGGTCGAGGGCCGGATGCACACCAACGACCTGCACGCAACGCTGCTCGCGCTGATGGGCCTGGACCACGAGAAGTTGACCTACAACTACGCCGGCCGCGACTTCCGCCTGACCGACGTGAAGGGCAGCGTGGCGAAAGAGATCTTTGCATGA
- a CDS encoding sulfatase-like hydrolase/transferase has translation MRCVTKVTFQLACLCAAVVSAGATARAQPQPDAKKAARRPNVVLIITDDLGYGDVGFQGCQDIPTPHLDALAAGGVRFTNAYVTGPICGPTRAGLMSGRYQQRHSYDGNPGPNTGLNLSEKTLADAFKAGGYWTMAIGKWHLGGGPDYRPWKRGFDEFFGFYGAMHSYVPGEVALGARMVFEKTRKERDALAKNPPKDQPTPPKEPPGLGGGPAPKGLIGSVPGKLVRGTTDKPNEEVEEPEYLTDAFAREAVGFIDRNRAAPFFLYLAFNASHSPLQPTKKYLDRFPKLDGKRKAYAATTSALDDAVGAVVAKLRALGLEEDTVIYFINDNGGPIDDIAANNAPLGGAKFSLWEGGIRVPAVVSWKGKVAGKQVFDAPVSSLDAFPTLLAAAGLDAPKGKVPDGINLLPSLKGGPTAELKERALYWRFNEFWAVRSGDWKLVFPERGEKVQLFDLAKDVAEEHDLSEKHPEVVARLTASWKAWNEKNLPAKGADGPPKQPNPEKK, from the coding sequence ATGCGCTGTGTCACGAAGGTCACATTCCAACTCGCCTGCCTGTGTGCGGCCGTCGTATCGGCCGGGGCCACGGCGCGTGCCCAGCCGCAGCCCGATGCGAAGAAGGCCGCCCGGCGGCCGAACGTCGTGCTGATCATCACCGACGACCTCGGGTACGGCGACGTGGGGTTCCAGGGGTGTCAGGACATCCCGACCCCGCACCTCGACGCGCTCGCCGCCGGCGGGGTACGGTTCACGAACGCATACGTGACCGGCCCGATCTGCGGACCGACGCGCGCGGGGCTCATGTCGGGTCGGTACCAGCAGCGCCACAGCTACGACGGCAACCCCGGTCCGAACACCGGGCTGAACCTGAGCGAGAAGACGCTCGCCGACGCGTTTAAGGCTGGCGGTTACTGGACGATGGCCATCGGCAAGTGGCACCTGGGCGGCGGCCCCGACTACCGCCCGTGGAAACGCGGGTTCGACGAGTTCTTCGGCTTCTACGGGGCCATGCACAGTTACGTCCCCGGCGAGGTCGCGCTGGGCGCCCGGATGGTGTTCGAGAAGACCCGCAAGGAGCGCGACGCGCTCGCCAAGAACCCGCCGAAGGACCAGCCGACTCCGCCCAAGGAGCCGCCCGGTCTCGGCGGCGGCCCCGCTCCGAAGGGTTTGATCGGTTCCGTTCCGGGGAAACTGGTCCGCGGCACGACGGACAAGCCCAACGAGGAGGTCGAGGAGCCGGAGTACCTGACCGATGCGTTCGCCCGCGAAGCGGTCGGGTTCATCGACCGCAACCGCGCGGCCCCGTTCTTCCTGTACCTCGCGTTCAACGCCAGCCACTCGCCGCTCCAGCCGACCAAGAAGTACCTGGACCGGTTCCCCAAGCTGGACGGCAAGCGCAAGGCCTACGCGGCGACCACCTCGGCCCTGGACGATGCAGTCGGGGCGGTGGTCGCCAAGCTGCGGGCGCTCGGCCTCGAAGAGGACACGGTCATCTACTTCATCAACGACAACGGCGGGCCGATCGACGACATCGCCGCGAACAACGCCCCGCTCGGCGGCGCGAAGTTCTCTCTCTGGGAGGGCGGCATCCGGGTGCCCGCGGTCGTCAGTTGGAAGGGGAAAGTCGCGGGCAAGCAGGTGTTCGACGCGCCCGTTTCGAGCCTCGACGCGTTCCCGACGCTGCTCGCGGCCGCCGGGTTGGACGCGCCGAAGGGGAAGGTTCCGGACGGCATCAATCTGCTCCCCTCCCTGAAGGGCGGACCGACGGCCGAGCTCAAAGAGCGAGCCTTGTACTGGCGGTTCAACGAGTTCTGGGCGGTTCGGTCGGGCGACTGGAAGCTGGTATTTCCCGAGCGCGGGGAGAAGGTGCAGTTGTTCGACCTCGCGAAGGACGTGGCCGAGGAGCACGACCTGTCCGAGAAGCACCCCGAGGTCGTCGCGCGCCTCACGGCGAGCTGGAAGGCGTGGAACGAGAAGAACCTGCCCGCGAAGGGGGCGGACGGCCCGCCCAAGCAACCCAACCCGGAGAAGAAGTGA
- a CDS encoding RrF2 family transcriptional regulator translates to MRLSRKTDYALRALMTLVDRWGQGPISMNELAKKNDVPKKFLEHIMLDLKSQGWVDSSPGRTGGYVLAQPPERITLGQVVRHFDGILAPIGCVSQSQPEACSQSATCRFRRVMLDVRNATAAYLDGATLAQVARHEPVAHREVLTLGLVDGDGI, encoded by the coding sequence ATGAGGCTGTCGCGCAAAACGGACTACGCCCTTCGCGCGCTCATGACGCTCGTGGACCGCTGGGGCCAGGGGCCGATCTCGATGAACGAGCTGGCGAAGAAGAACGACGTGCCCAAGAAGTTCCTTGAGCACATTATGCTCGACCTGAAGTCGCAGGGTTGGGTAGACAGCTCGCCGGGGCGGACGGGCGGGTACGTTCTGGCCCAGCCGCCGGAGCGGATCACGCTCGGTCAGGTCGTGCGGCACTTCGACGGGATCCTCGCCCCGATCGGGTGCGTGTCGCAGTCGCAACCGGAGGCGTGCAGCCAGTCCGCGACCTGCCGGTTCCGACGGGTGATGCTCGACGTGCGCAACGCGACCGCCGCCTACCTCGACGGCGCCACCCTGGCGCAGGTGGCGCGTCACGAGCCCGTCGCCCACCGCGAGGTGCTCACTCTGGGGCTGGTGGACGGCGACGGCATCTGA
- a CDS encoding creatininase family protein, with the protein MSSRTYGVAALAAVCLATGFFVSNVFPSQPPKPADARPIAGHDTVFVEEMTWMEVRDALKEKKTTVIVPTGGVEENGPYVVTGKHNYILRATADAIARKLGNALVAPIVPFVPEGRIDLPTGHMKFPGTISVSEDTYQRLLTDICASFRAHGFRDIVLIGDSGGNQKGMKAVAADLNKKWADGKTRVHFVPEYYDHESVDQWLTSQGIKEVNEGFHDSFAVSATLAAVDPVLIRAKQRQAAKKFSINGIDLAPLEKTAEWGKKIIDFRADATAKAIRKATAEPRP; encoded by the coding sequence ATGAGTTCGCGCACTTACGGCGTGGCGGCCCTCGCCGCGGTCTGCCTCGCGACGGGGTTCTTCGTCTCGAATGTGTTCCCGTCACAACCCCCGAAGCCGGCCGACGCACGGCCGATCGCCGGGCACGACACCGTGTTCGTCGAGGAGATGACCTGGATGGAGGTCCGCGACGCCCTCAAGGAGAAGAAGACGACCGTGATCGTTCCGACCGGCGGCGTCGAGGAGAACGGGCCGTATGTGGTCACCGGGAAGCACAACTACATCCTCCGCGCGACCGCCGACGCGATCGCCCGCAAGTTGGGGAACGCCCTCGTCGCGCCGATCGTCCCGTTCGTCCCCGAGGGGCGGATCGACCTGCCGACTGGGCACATGAAGTTCCCGGGCACGATCAGCGTGAGCGAGGACACGTATCAGCGGCTGCTCACCGACATCTGCGCGAGCTTCCGCGCCCACGGGTTCCGCGACATCGTCCTCATCGGCGACAGCGGCGGGAATCAGAAGGGCATGAAGGCGGTCGCGGCGGACCTGAACAAGAAATGGGCCGACGGCAAAACGCGGGTCCACTTCGTCCCCGAGTACTACGACCACGAATCGGTCGATCAGTGGCTCACGTCGCAGGGCATCAAGGAGGTGAACGAGGGGTTCCACGACAGCTTCGCGGTGAGCGCGACGCTGGCCGCGGTCGATCCGGTGCTGATCCGCGCGAAGCAACGGCAGGCGGCCAAGAAGTTCTCGATCAACGGCATCGATCTGGCCCCGCTGGAGAAGACCGCGGAGTGGGGGAAGAAGATCATCGACTTCCGCGCGGACGCAACGGCGAAGGCGATCCGCAAGGCCACCGCGGAACCGCGCCCGTGA
- the ggt gene encoding gamma-glutamyltransferase — translation MPTATDRRAFLIQSGCALGAGLLPVTTRAADGPAKGLVTGQAEGAEVGKAVLAAGGNAVDAIVAAALVAGVVAVPGTGIAGYGGHLVVTKPDGKTFAIDFNSTAPAAIKPDTFAADAKGNVKGDANTFGWLAVGVPGVLAGLQLALDRFGTKTFAEVVKPAIRFAKDGFPVSKGFAASIRGAKARLSADPGSAKLFFAKGEPLAEGATYKNPDLGDLLQTLANRGNVSTFYKGDIADKIAAAFKANGGLVTADDLAAYKAREVKPLALAFAGHTISTPAPSSGGLTVLQTLAVLDALGWPKWDAKDPATTHAKVEALRVAWNDRLTLLGDPDHAEVPVERLLSEKYAKETAERVRAAVKARKPLEGTSDGRPSGGTVHLNAVDATGLTVALTFTHGGYFGANVTIDGLGLVLGHGVSRFDPRPGRANSPAPGKRPLHNMCPTVVTKDGKPVLALGATGGRRIVNAVVDVLAYRLGQALPLADAVKAPRLHTEGDTALSLEAAWPAAVTDHFKAVGYEVKTGPGASLNAIERDPATGELRTAAR, via the coding sequence ATGCCGACCGCGACCGACCGCCGTGCGTTCCTGATTCAGAGCGGATGCGCCCTCGGCGCCGGGCTTCTGCCCGTCACGACTCGCGCCGCGGATGGGCCCGCGAAAGGTCTCGTGACCGGGCAGGCCGAGGGCGCAGAGGTGGGCAAGGCCGTACTCGCGGCCGGCGGCAACGCGGTCGATGCGATCGTCGCCGCCGCGCTCGTCGCGGGCGTGGTCGCGGTGCCCGGAACCGGAATCGCCGGCTACGGCGGGCACCTCGTCGTCACGAAGCCGGACGGCAAGACGTTCGCCATCGACTTCAATTCCACCGCGCCGGCCGCGATCAAACCCGACACCTTCGCGGCGGATGCCAAAGGCAACGTGAAGGGCGACGCGAACACCTTCGGCTGGCTCGCGGTCGGGGTGCCGGGCGTCCTCGCGGGATTGCAACTCGCGCTCGACCGCTTCGGCACGAAAACCTTCGCGGAGGTCGTGAAGCCGGCCATCCGCTTCGCGAAAGACGGGTTCCCGGTGTCGAAGGGCTTCGCCGCGTCAATCAGGGGCGCGAAGGCCCGGCTCTCCGCCGACCCCGGTTCCGCGAAGCTGTTCTTCGCGAAGGGCGAGCCGCTCGCCGAAGGCGCAACGTACAAGAACCCGGACCTCGGCGATCTGCTCCAGACGCTCGCGAACCGCGGGAACGTGAGCACCTTCTACAAGGGCGACATCGCGGACAAGATCGCCGCGGCGTTCAAGGCGAACGGCGGGTTGGTCACGGCCGACGACCTCGCCGCGTACAAGGCCCGCGAGGTCAAGCCGCTCGCTCTCGCGTTCGCCGGGCACACGATTTCCACTCCCGCGCCCAGTTCTGGCGGGCTGACCGTGCTCCAAACGCTGGCCGTGCTCGACGCTCTCGGCTGGCCGAAGTGGGATGCCAAAGACCCGGCGACCACACACGCGAAGGTCGAGGCGCTCCGCGTCGCGTGGAACGACCGGCTCACGCTGCTGGGCGACCCCGACCACGCGGAGGTGCCGGTCGAGCGGCTCCTGTCCGAGAAGTACGCGAAGGAAACCGCCGAGCGCGTGCGCGCCGCGGTAAAGGCCAGGAAGCCGCTCGAAGGAACGTCCGACGGCCGCCCGTCCGGCGGCACGGTTCACCTGAACGCGGTCGATGCCACCGGGCTGACGGTCGCGCTCACATTCACCCACGGCGGGTACTTCGGCGCGAATGTGACGATCGACGGCCTGGGACTTGTACTCGGTCACGGCGTCTCGCGGTTCGACCCGCGGCCGGGGCGCGCGAACTCGCCCGCACCGGGCAAGCGCCCGCTCCACAACATGTGCCCCACGGTCGTGACGAAGGACGGCAAGCCGGTGCTGGCGCTCGGCGCCACCGGCGGGCGGCGGATCGTGAACGCGGTGGTCGACGTGCTCGCGTACCGGCTCGGCCAGGCGCTGCCGCTCGCCGACGCGGTGAAGGCGCCGCGGCTCCACACCGAAGGTGACACCGCGCTGTCACTCGAAGCCGCCTGGCCCGCCGCGGTGACGGACCACTTCAAGGCGGTCGGGTACGAGGTGAAGACCGGCCCCGGCGCGTCGCTCAACGCCATCGAACGCGACCCGGCCACCGGCGAACTTCGCACCGCCGCAAGATGA
- a CDS encoding ABC transporter ATP-binding protein: protein MNPGVAVEVTGVRRAFGPNLVLNGFELSAAPGEFVAVVGRSGSGKSTLLRLLAGLDRPDGGAVRVDGSTLDGLCPVARVVFQDGRLLPWLRVGPNVALGLPANGRERANEMLARVGLADRAADWPAVLSGGQRQRVALARALAGDPRLLLLDEPLGSLDALTRIEMQRLIEDLWSTGRFTTVLITHDVDEAVTLADRVVLIAAGRVTGEWPVPLPRPRRRDDPAFGPLVRTILDAVMTASTDKE from the coding sequence ATGAACCCCGGCGTCGCGGTGGAGGTCACGGGCGTGCGCCGCGCGTTCGGACCCAATCTGGTGCTGAACGGCTTCGAGCTGAGCGCCGCGCCGGGTGAGTTCGTGGCGGTCGTCGGCCGTAGCGGGAGTGGGAAGAGTACGCTGCTCCGCTTGCTCGCCGGACTCGACCGCCCCGACGGCGGCGCGGTCCGTGTTGACGGCTCAACGCTCGACGGGCTGTGCCCGGTGGCGCGGGTCGTGTTCCAGGACGGGCGCCTCTTGCCGTGGCTCCGCGTCGGGCCGAACGTCGCCCTCGGGCTTCCCGCGAACGGGCGCGAACGCGCAAACGAGATGCTCGCGCGGGTCGGACTCGCGGACCGCGCCGCGGACTGGCCCGCGGTGCTCTCCGGCGGACAGCGGCAGCGCGTTGCACTTGCTCGCGCGCTGGCCGGCGACCCGCGCCTGCTGCTGCTCGACGAACCGCTCGGCAGCCTCGACGCGCTCACCCGCATCGAGATGCAGCGGCTGATCGAAGACCTGTGGTCGACGGGCCGATTCACGACCGTACTCATCACGCACGACGTGGACGAAGCCGTGACGCTCGCGGACCGCGTGGTGCTGATCGCCGCCGGGCGCGTCACCGGTGAGTGGCCGGTTCCGCTGCCGCGGCCCCGAAGGCGCGACGACCCCGCGTTCGGCCCGCTCGTGCGCACGATCCTCGACGCCGTGATGACAGCTTCGACCGACAAGGAGTGA
- the ssuC gene encoding aliphatic sulfonate ABC transporter permease SsuC, whose product MKAVRALIPWALPLALLALWQLAGDAGWFTRRVLPTPAEVVRAGVRLAESGELSRHLAVSAKRAASGFIIGGAIGFVLGLFTGASRVAESVLDSSVQMLRTVPHLALVPLVILWFGIGEGGKVFLVALGVLFPVYLNTYHGIRSVDPGLIEMGRVYGLGRWGLFRRVLLPGALPSILVGVRYALGVMWLTLIVAETIAANSGIGYMAMNAREFLLTDVVVLSILLYALLGKLADLAARGLERWLLPWHPAHARKTAAAALPDDPTGGAA is encoded by the coding sequence GTGAAGGCGGTCCGCGCGCTGATCCCGTGGGCGCTGCCGCTCGCGCTGCTCGCGCTGTGGCAACTGGCCGGCGACGCGGGCTGGTTCACGCGCCGCGTCCTGCCCACACCCGCCGAAGTGGTGCGCGCGGGCGTGCGGTTGGCCGAATCCGGGGAGCTGTCGCGGCACCTCGCGGTGAGCGCGAAGCGCGCCGCGAGCGGTTTCATCATCGGCGGAGCAATCGGGTTCGTGCTGGGCCTGTTTACCGGCGCGTCACGGGTCGCGGAGAGCGTGCTCGACAGCTCCGTGCAGATGCTCCGCACGGTCCCGCACCTCGCGCTGGTGCCGCTCGTGATCCTGTGGTTCGGCATCGGCGAGGGCGGGAAGGTGTTCCTCGTCGCGCTCGGCGTGTTGTTCCCGGTCTACCTGAACACCTACCACGGCATCCGCTCGGTCGATCCCGGTTTGATCGAAATGGGCCGGGTGTACGGTCTCGGTCGGTGGGGGCTGTTTCGGCGCGTGTTGTTGCCCGGCGCGCTACCGTCGATCCTCGTCGGCGTGCGGTACGCGCTCGGCGTGATGTGGCTCACGCTGATCGTGGCGGAAACGATCGCGGCGAACAGCGGGATCGGGTACATGGCGATGAACGCGCGCGAGTTCCTGCTCACCGATGTCGTCGTGCTGAGCATTCTGCTTTACGCGCTGCTCGGGAAGCTCGCGGACCTCGCCGCGCGCGGCCTGGAACGCTGGCTGCTCCCGTGGCACCCGGCGCACGCGCGCAAGACCGCCGCGGCGGCGCTCCCGGACGACCCGACCGGGGGTGCCGCATGA
- the ssuD gene encoding FMNH2-dependent alkanesulfonate monooxygenase → MDVFWFIPTHGDGRYLGTTVGARPATFAYFTQIARAIDHLGYAGALLPTGRGCEDAWVTAAALSSLAARMKFLVAVRPGLVSPTLAYRMAATFDRLTNGRVLVNVVTGGDLEELQGDGLHLAHDERYEQTDEFLAVWRGLARRETVNFDGKHLHIRGGKILMPAVQEPHIPLYFGGSSEAALRVAAKHVDVYLTWGEPPDQVAEKIARVRALAASEGRVVRFGIRLHVIVRETDAEARADADALIRHVKPGTVRLAQESLAKYDSEGQRRMRELHNGDRASLWLRPDLWAGVGLVRGGAGTAMVGDPQAVAALMKEYAALGIDAFILSGYPHLEEAYRFAELVFPLLPLRHNEPARTGGAIVGEVVANGALLDTDGSRK, encoded by the coding sequence GTGGACGTGTTCTGGTTCATCCCGACGCACGGCGACGGCCGGTACCTCGGCACCACCGTCGGCGCGCGGCCGGCGACGTTCGCGTACTTCACGCAGATCGCGCGTGCGATCGATCACCTCGGCTACGCCGGCGCGCTCTTGCCCACCGGGCGCGGGTGCGAAGACGCGTGGGTCACGGCCGCGGCGCTGTCGTCGCTCGCCGCGCGGATGAAGTTCCTGGTCGCGGTGCGGCCGGGGCTGGTGAGCCCGACGCTCGCGTACCGCATGGCTGCGACCTTTGACCGGCTCACCAACGGCCGCGTGCTCGTCAACGTCGTAACCGGCGGCGACCTGGAGGAGCTACAGGGCGACGGGCTTCACCTCGCGCACGACGAGCGGTACGAGCAGACCGACGAGTTTCTCGCGGTGTGGCGTGGGTTGGCCCGGCGCGAGACGGTGAACTTCGACGGCAAGCACCTGCACATCCGCGGCGGCAAGATCCTGATGCCCGCGGTGCAGGAGCCGCACATCCCGCTGTACTTCGGCGGCTCGTCCGAAGCGGCGCTGCGCGTCGCCGCGAAGCACGTCGATGTGTACCTGACCTGGGGCGAACCGCCCGATCAGGTGGCCGAGAAGATCGCCCGCGTGCGCGCCCTCGCGGCCTCGGAGGGGCGCGTCGTGCGGTTCGGCATCCGGCTGCACGTCATCGTGCGCGAAACCGACGCCGAGGCGCGCGCCGACGCGGACGCGCTGATCCGGCACGTCAAACCGGGTACCGTCCGACTCGCGCAAGAATCGCTCGCGAAGTACGATTCCGAGGGCCAGCGGCGGATGCGCGAGCTGCACAACGGCGACCGCGCATCACTCTGGCTGCGGCCGGACCTGTGGGCCGGCGTCGGCCTGGTTCGCGGCGGGGCCGGGACCGCGATGGTCGGCGACCCGCAGGCGGTGGCCGCACTGATGAAGGAATACGCCGCGCTCGGGATCGACGCGTTCATCCTGTCCGGGTACCCGCACCTCGAAGAGGCGTACCGGTTCGCCGAACTCGTGTTCCCGCTGCTCCCCCTGCGCCACAACGAACCCGCGCGAACGGGCGGCGCGATCGTCGGCGAGGTGGTCGCCAACGGCGCGCTGCTCGACACCGACGGGAGCCGGAAGTGA
- a CDS encoding aliphatic sulfonate ABC transporter substrate-binding protein, producing the protein MAKSTASLSPSPNVARGHWTRREAVRASAGRRTGPRLLLVALGAILVALPAGCGSSDPSADGDALRIGYQKWGTYSLLKASGALEPKAREYGLRVEWVEFPAGPPLLEALNAGSLDLGHAGDSPPLFAQAAGVPFVYVAASSPSPESSAIVVRADSALREPRDLKGKRIGFVKGSSAHTMVVRVLERNGLAVGDVTPVYLAPADARAALEGGSIDAWSIWDPYLAAAEVAGGARRVADGRGYVTGREYYFASKAFAEKRPEVVRAFLTELTRVKDWAKERPGEVNRMLADQTGIALGAIEKAESRRNRYDTGPITDALVAEQQTIADRYVQLGLLPHKIDVRAAVVIIPFGGKE; encoded by the coding sequence ATGGCGAAATCCACCGCGAGCTTGTCGCCCTCTCCGAACGTGGCGCGAGGGCACTGGACGCGGCGTGAGGCGGTCCGCGCTTCGGCCGGACGGCGAACGGGTCCTCGGCTCCTCCTCGTGGCGCTGGGGGCGATTCTGGTCGCGCTCCCGGCGGGTTGCGGTTCGTCAGATCCCTCAGCCGACGGCGACGCACTTCGCATCGGCTACCAGAAGTGGGGCACGTACTCGCTGCTGAAGGCGTCCGGCGCGCTGGAACCGAAGGCGCGGGAGTACGGGCTGCGGGTCGAGTGGGTCGAGTTCCCGGCCGGGCCGCCGCTGCTGGAGGCGCTCAATGCCGGGAGCCTAGACCTCGGCCACGCGGGCGATTCGCCGCCGCTGTTTGCCCAGGCCGCGGGGGTGCCGTTCGTGTACGTCGCCGCATCATCGCCCAGCCCGGAAAGTTCGGCGATCGTCGTTCGCGCCGACTCGGCGCTCCGCGAACCGCGCGACCTGAAGGGCAAGCGGATCGGGTTCGTGAAGGGGTCGAGCGCGCACACGATGGTGGTGCGCGTGCTGGAGAGGAACGGCCTCGCGGTGGGCGACGTCACGCCGGTGTACCTCGCCCCGGCCGACGCCCGGGCCGCGCTCGAGGGCGGCAGCATCGACGCGTGGAGCATCTGGGACCCGTACCTCGCCGCGGCGGAAGTGGCCGGCGGCGCGCGCCGGGTCGCCGACGGCCGCGGGTACGTCACCGGGCGCGAGTACTACTTCGCGTCGAAGGCGTTCGCGGAGAAGCGGCCCGAAGTCGTTCGCGCGTTCCTCACCGAGCTGACGCGGGTGAAGGACTGGGCGAAGGAGCGGCCTGGCGAGGTGAACCGGATGCTGGCGGACCAGACGGGAATCGCGCTCGGGGCCATCGAGAAGGCCGAGAGCCGCCGCAACCGCTACGACACCGGCCCGATCACCGACGCCCTGGTCGCGGAGCAGCAAACGATCGCCGACCGGTACGTGCAACTCGGGTTGCTGCCCCACAAGATCGACGTGCGGGCCGCGGTGGTGATCATCCCGTTCGGCGGGAAGGAGTAA